The sequence below is a genomic window from Actinokineospora baliensis.
GCCTGCAGCACCGAGTCCGGGACAGCGGCCAGCGCGTCGGCGATCGAGCGGACCAGCAGCGCCACCGTGTAGATGGTCAGCGCGGCCTGCACGTTGATCGGGTCGAGCACCTTGGTGCCCAGCAGCAGCGGCATCATCACGAACAGCGCCAGCGACGGGATCGTGTAGAGCAGCGCCGACACCGGGACCAGCACCGCCCTGGCCACCCGCCACCGGTTGGCGACCCAGCCCAGCGGCAGCGACAGCAGGAGCCCGACCACGACCGGGACCAGCGCCAGCTGCACGTGGTCGACGGCGACCGAGAGCATCTCCGGCAGGTGGTCGATGATCCAGTTCACGAGGGCACCCCACCCGAGCGCCGCGCGGCGTCGAGCACCTTGAGCACCGCC
It includes:
- a CDS encoding ABC transporter permease; protein product: MNWIIDHLPEMLSVAVDHVQLALVPVVVGLLLSLPLGWVANRWRVARAVLVPVSALLYTIPSLALFVMMPLLLGTKVLDPINVQAALTIYTVALLVRSIADALAAVPDSVLQAASAMGYRTAGRFFAVELPLAVPVLVAGLRVAAVSNISLVAVGQIIGVGGLGFFLLQGFQTTPPNYQEIVGGVVLIVLLALVADGLLALAGRALAPWNRKAVAG